The genomic window CTTCTGTATGCCATACACGTTCGCCCTCCAGCTTCAGCTTCTCGATTATGCTATCTGATATAGCCCTGACCTGCGTGGTGGATGTACCGCTTGCGATTACAAAATAGTCACAGACGCTCGGTATCTTCCTCATGTCCAACATCAATATATCGAGCGCCTTCTTGTCCGAAGCGGCCCGGGCAATGGCCAAGGCCTTAGACTTGGATTCTATAAAACTTCACCTCTTTCTACAATGAAGGTACTACTTACTTCATTATCTTATACATTCCGGTGCCGCAAGTGGTGCATTTGCCCTTCATTGCCTGACGCTTGTTCTTCATTACAACCTTAGATGTGTCCTTCATCTCTTTCTTGGACTTGCACTTTACGCAATACCCTATCTCTGCCATTCAAATCACCTCCCCATATATTATAATTTGCTTAAAATTATACACTACAAAATGTGCCCGGTCAAGGGCATTACCGATAAAGTTTGTTATCGAGTATATATTTTCTTACTTTATCCGGAACAAGATACCTTATAGATCTGTGCTCCTTTAGGCGTTTTCTTATATCCTCGCTGGATACCTCTATAGGCGTTATTACCACGGTATCCGCCTCCTTCGGTATATCTTTAATGGGATAACCGGGCCTATTGGCCACTATAAACTTTGATATTTTGAATATATCATTTATATTCTTCCATGAAAAAAGGTCCTTAAGCGAATCGGAGCCGGTAATAAAGCATAGTTGGGCCTCGTCTCCATAGATAGAGCGGAACTCTTTAAGAGTATCTATAGAATATGATTTTTTCTTTGAATCCACCTCATATGTTGACACGTCAAACGCCGGATTATCCTCTATGGCGAGCTTTACCATC from Candidatus Omnitrophota bacterium includes these protein-coding regions:
- a CDS encoding DUF5679 domain-containing protein produces the protein MAEIGYCVKCKSKKEMKDTSKVVMKNKRQAMKGKCTTCGTGMYKIMK
- the nadD gene encoding nicotinate-nucleotide adenylyltransferase gives rise to the protein MRIGILGGTFNPIHIGHLILAEEAYFKLKLDKLIFVPAFIPPHKDTNEVISARDRLAMVKLAIEDNPAFDVSTYEVDSKKKSYSIDTLKEFRSIYGDEAQLCFITGSDSLKDLFSWKNINDIFKISKFIVANRPGYPIKDIPKEADTVVITPIEVSSEDIRKRLKEHRSIRYLVPDKVRKYILDNKLYR
- the rsfS gene encoding ribosome silencing factor, whose protein sequence is MESKSKALAIARAASDKKALDILMLDMRKIPSVCDYFVIASGTSTTQVRAISDSIIEKLKLEGERVWHTEGEREALWILLDYGDVVVHIFQEDTRRFYELEKLWGDVPVKKFKEKTHKVRRSRKKTRTTTRVTSKKKKKR